GGGGGGCTATTGTGAACGCCAAGATCTCTGCGTTTAACCAGTTGAATGAAAGCTCATTGCATTTACAGTCAGTAGCGTAAACGCTTCAGAGCACTGCGCGGGACGACTTATTCGTTCGAATTATCCACGATCTTCTCAAGCAAAGGCACAGCCACTGGGCCAGACGCTCATACAGATCTCCAGCCTGAAATTCTAACCCCTGTCCATGCGGCATTCTTTGACGAAATGAAGTACAATACTGATAGATGATACTGTAAAGCAGATTATAGTGATGGTATGATATCGCCTCTGACGATTTGTCGGGATTAATTACATTGTCACCGGTGTCAAACGGGAaatggatgatggaaaaaGGACTTGAGCCTTACCCTGACATTATGCGCTCAATACCGGTGGTAATAAAAGCCCATTGCGCATCAACTCGGCAGTTCTATTGAAATTGTCAGTCTGATTGGACATGATTCTCTCTGAAGAAACGGATGCTACTTTCAAGGCTTTCCTCCTTACAGGAAAGACATACGTAGAAGGGACATCCGCTTCTGTCGGCTCGACCCAAGTTGAACCTGCTGTTGAAGTCATGCTGATAAAGGCGATCTAGAACGTAATGTTATGTATGTTCCAGTGACATTTGAAGGGAGAAGCGGAGAAAGTGTGGTTTGAAGTTTGCTCAAACCCAACAATAACATCAATGGCGTCGTTACTGATGTTTGGCGTTGACCTCGGATGAAGTGACGAAGCGACCGATGAGATGTTGAGTCACGACTTTTACCGCCAAAAGTTGACCTTTGAGCATTGACTGAGGCCAATGAAGACTTAGGCAGACCGAAAGAGCTAAGTCCGATGTTGAATATGATAACGAGACCTTTGAGGTCCCTTGCTGAAAGATCTGAAGATGGGCTATTCACAGCGGCTACCTGAATAGTTCAGCACTTCTAGTTTGACCCTTACCAAAAAGTAATTTGCCCTGGTATGAATTACATGCAATGTCTGAATCCGTCCCTCCCTAAACTATCCAGTGTCACTCTATGCCTTCCCTGCTTCAGTTtctattctctcttctttcactgGTGCCTTTTTGGCCTGAGGCTTTACTCCCTGGTGGTTGGCTAACATTGCCTCAAACTTCTCAGCCACACCTTCGAATCCTCCAAAGAACCCCCCATCAAACTCCTTCAAAGCCTCAACAATCTCCGCCgcatccttccctccctgcTTTGGTCTAAAGCCCGCCGTTCTCCTAGCTTTCCCTGATTCTCTAGGCTTGCGCTTTTGCACCTCCACTCTAAACTGCAACGGTGCATCTTTCCGGCCAGAAGGTGAGTCGTCGATTGTAGAGTTGAAGATAGGTTCTTCGGAAAGGACGCGAGATACGTCGCTCAAACTAGGACCTCCGAGGAAATTTGACTCTGAGGAAAGTTGGGGAGAGGGTATTTCGAGTAAGAGAGGCTTGTCCAGCTTGGCTGGTCGGAGAGTCTCGATGAAGATTGTAGGGCCCGGTTGCAGAGAATCTTGCTGCTTGGGCATTTGAATGTTCAGCACAGAGGTGCCTAGTTTGGATTCTACGGCCTTGACAATGGAATAGGCGTGAATGAGTGAAGGGATATTATTGAAGGCGCGAATAGCAAAACAGGTGTGGCCGTTTGAAGGGTCAAGGTCTGGGTGGGGGAAGGTGATGTGGGTGCGCGATGTGATTGGGGTTATGAGAGTGGGAACAGCCCGACAAAGAACAGATGCTTGTGAGAAGAGGGTGCGTGGGTTCATAATGGGTGTTGTGGACTGCCCTTTTGGTGGTTTTGAGAAGTTTTGTAGACAGTTACGTTAAGCTGCTTTCGTTCCAACTTTTCCGAAGTGAGAGGGCAGCGGCGGGATCAAATGTCGGAAAGGTGGATCGGCGAAATCCGCCGGCCATCTTAGTCGCATCAGCCAGCACCTCGCGGTACTTTGTGCTCCGTTCCAGGAGCTCTCGACTGTCCCTCATATTTCGTTCTTTACATCTTCATTCCCACGTCGACTCCCCTGCCATCTGCTCTAGAATCTCCGATACGCCAGAATATGTCCGCATCGGCTTCCGGATCATCTTGGACAGAGCCCACAAAGGCTCAGGCTCCTCCTAAGTACGTCTTGTGATGGACTTCCGGCCCTTTATGCCCTAGCTGCCGCTACATTCCTATATTTTAGAGTGGCCAGTGATGAAATGCGAAGGCCAAGAGCTAACACCATCCATCTTTAGAGATGCGGACTTGAAACAAGCTTGGGCTTTCCTTTCTGTCGGTGTTGACCACATTATGACCAGGTGAGTCAGCTGCTGCTTTAACATCCGTCTCTCATCTGAAATGCCAAGTGCTAACCCAAAATAGGCTTAGCTTTGGAATGTCTTACTCTTACTACATCCTCCTATATACCGCCATCTACAACTACTGTACTCAGCCAGGCAAGACTGGTCTCCCTTCATTTTCACCCCAACGGGGCGGAGCTAGTCTTCAAGGCGCCGACCTCCACAGAAGCTTGCACAATTGGTTATCTGCTCACTGCAAGTCCATGCGAGAGGTTCGTGGATTGTTTATGTCATAAAGGTTTGGTATCAAAAGGCTGATAACAATTTATCTGCCCTTACGCAGGAGGCCGAGAAACTTCCTGACCAAGAACTTCTCAAGTATTATGCTCGTCAATGGGACAGGTACACCCGAGGCGCCTTGTACGTCAACAAGCTTTTCAACTATTTGAACAAGCACTGGGTCAAgcgagagaaggacgaGGGTCGAAAGGACGTTTATCAAGTGTACACTGTGTGTAATTTTTCCTCGCTCTTCCGCCACTTTGCTGACAGGGCAATCTAATTGTTCAGCTTGCATTGGTATCTTGGAAGAATAACTTCTTCGATCATTTCACTGACAATAAGGGGACCAGCCGATTAACTCAAGCTTTGTTACGGCAGATCCAGCAGCAACGTAACGGCGAGGAAGTCGATTCTGGTCTTCTCAAGAAGGTCATCGACAGTTATGGCAAGTGTTTCTTGTCGCTATAAGAGATGGTTTGGCTGATGTGAAAATCTAGTCTCCCTTGGTCTTGACGAGGCCGATGCTCAACGACAAAATCTGGATACCTATAGGAAACATTTCCAGACTCAATTCCTCGAAGCCACCGACACCTACTACCGTGCTGAATCTTCTGCATTTGTTGGTTCCAACTCTGTTGCGGACTAtatgaagaaggcagaggcGAGGTTacaggaggaggcggaCAGGGTGAACTTGTATTTGCATGATAATACTAGGAACGATGTGAGTACTCTTGATGGGGCGCACTTTTCGGTGCTGACTTCTCTGTAGTTGAAGACAAGATGTGAAAAGGTACTCATTGAAGAGCACCAAGCCATTATGTGGGATGAGTTCCAAACTCTTCTTGATAGCGACCGGGTTGACGGTAAgttatatatatatatatatataacaAACTGGTACTGATGCAAATTTTAGACTTGGCAAGGATGTACGGACTTCTTTCTCGCGTGCTCAACGGGCTTGACCCTTTACGAGAAAAGTTTGGTCAACACGTCAGGCGTGCTGGTAGAGCAGCTGTGGAAAAGGTCCTTCCTGCCCCAGGAGCTGTCAATGAAGCTGGAAAGGCTGAGTCTCTCGTAAGTCCGCCTCAATTGTGAAATATAGACATCATTAACTGTTTGCCTAGGATCCTAAGGCGTACGTTGAGGCCCTTCTCGAAGTACACGGCAAGTATACCTCCATGGTTGAAGGGCCCTTCCGAGGCGAAATGGGTTTCAACCGTGCTCTCGATCAGGCCTGTGGCGACTTCTGCAACTCCAATGCTGCTTGTACTGTCTCTACAAAGTCTCCCGAGTTGTTGGCTAGCTACTGTGATTTATTGTTAAGAAAAAGCAATAAGGACTCTGATGCTGAATCTTTGGAAGCTTCTTTGAGCAAAGCTGTGAGTTTGCTTTGATTTTGTTGTTCGCCTTTGCTAATGGACATCGTCGTAGATGATCATTTTCAACTTCATCGACGACAAGGATGTCTTCCACAAGTTCTATCAGAAGAAGCTCGCTCAGCGACTTGTCGGTTCTCTTTCCGCGTCAGACGATGCAGAGAGCAGCATGAtcaccaagctcaaggagtTATCTGGTTTCGAATACACCAACAAGTTGTCTAAAATGTTTACCGGTGAGTCTGTCTTTGTGTTGTATCGAGACTTTGTACTGATCAGGAACAGATGTCAATCTTAGTAAAGACTTGATGGAACGATTCAAcgaaagggagagagagaagggcaTAGCCTCCGATAGTGAGTTTTGGTACGAAAGGTAGGTCAGGCGCACTAACTCCATTCAACAGTCGATTTCCAACCCTTGGTCCTTGGTTCTAACAGTTGGCCTTTGCACCCTCAACAAACCGACTTTGCCATTCCTCGCGAAATCCAGGCCCTCTATGATCGGTTCAACGCCTTCCACGGCGAAGTTCATCAGTACGTTAGTCTCGATTTCTCTCGTCACACGGCATCCTGACATACTATGTAGAGGCCGAACTCTCAACTGGTTATGGCACATATCCAAGAACGAACTCCGCACCACCTACCTCAACCAAAAGTACATTTTGATGACCTCCGCCTACCAAATGGCTATCCTCACACAATTCAACGTTTCCGACACCCTTTCTTACAAGGATATTGAGGCCGGTACCAAGCTTTCCCCCACTGTGCTCAAGCCCCAGCTCGGCTTACTCGTCAAACTGAAGATTCTCTTGAACACTAATGAAGAATATTCTTTGAATACGGGCttcaagagcaagaagattAGGGTCAATTTGAACCAGACTATCAAGTCTGAGGCTAGGGCTGAGCAGAAGGAGGTTATCGCTGCTGTTGATGAGGACAGAAAGTTTGTTTACCAGGCGACTATTGTAAGGTTGATGAAGGGGCGAAAGGTATGTTTCTAGTCGAGGTCTACTTTTGTGAATACTGACAGTTTCCATTTAGACTATGCAACATCAAGCTCTTATTCAAGAAGTCACCGCTCAGATCTCCTCCAAGTTCACTCCTAAAATTCCAGAGATCAAGAAAGCGATTGAATACTTGATCGACAAGGAGTACCTGGAGCGAGCTCCCGATTCCAATAACACTTAGTACGCCCTGATGATCTCTTGTCCGAAGGATTAGCGCTTATATTCCCGATAGCAACTACTTGGCCTAAGTGTGTTCTCTGATTTGGTTCATAAAGAGCAGGTAAATGAGCGATAGGACGAGATTGTAGCATGGGAAATGTCATCTGGTGGATACCCGAGACGAAGCACAGGTGGATGCCGAATACAGGGCAAAAGGCTGAGGGTATGTAGAATTAATAGCCCATGGCACTAGTCTCATTATAGCATTTTTTCTACCTTGTAAACATGTCAGTATATCGTCTATTAAGCTGAATATGGAAAATGTAACTGTGGCTCTTTTGTAGACTTGTTGACATGGTTGGTAAGGTAGTTTGGTCTTTACATCGCGGACTTTCTTCTCTGaatttttttctttttctttttcgaAAATGATGGAATCATATATCCCCCAGGGATCTCATTTTGACAATTGTATGATAACAATGCCATATTGATCACTTCTGTTGAAGTATTTTTCTCATACAGTGGATCACCCTTTGAAAAATAGCCGTGCCGGGCCATCCTGCTACGAAGGAAAGCGATATCTTCACGACAATGGGCTTATTATTACGCTGCTTCTTCGTGTACCAATATTTTATTGCCATTTTTATGTATCAGAAAAGTCCGCGGTGTACTAATTGTATCTCTTCGGAAAAATAGCATCTGATCGAAGGCGATGGGGGATGATAAGATACCGAAAAGTCATTCATGCAAGTGTTTTGTTACAACATTCTAATTTAACAAGATCGGAACCGCGAGTTAATGATGCTCGATGCCATTATAAATTATAATTTCTTAATCTTCCTGGGCCCAATGGTAGAGAAAAGTATCCGAAGGCCAACAATCAGTTGGGCAACTGAAACCTGACACCGCCGGTTTGAGGAGCCCATCGAAGGTGGTCTCGGTCTTCGTAGATGTGCTTGCTGAGCACTAGAACGCAATATGTCAGTATGAAAGCTTCTTCCCggaggagggggggaggggTAGTGATTGCAGTGCCGACTTACTGTATGTAGCGCCAGAGCACATGACAACGACGATACCGATAAGAGGGTAAGCATCGACTGGAACAGGGACGTCACGAAAGAAGGCCCGGATCTAAATAGCGTCTGTCAGTTTTAACTGTGAATGCTGAATACTTCCAAGGGTTTTGGCCCGGGCAAGGTATGAATGATGACTTACAGGACCAACTTGTGAGGGAGCGGCGGTGGTCATCTTTCTGGCCATCATGGTACGAGCCATGGGCATagtggaggaagtggtTCTGAGGAGGGTTTGAGCGAACATCGTTTGTTTCAAGTGATGGGTGCTTGGTGGTGTGAAAAGGTTGGTGGTTTAGTAGTCGGTTGTGGTGGTGGGGTTGCTTGTAAGGCAAAGACGTAAAGCTTGTTGCTTGAGGACCTCACCACCTCGACAACGAGCGGTTTATATACCTGGATacatcctccttcaccgCCGATATCTTCCCGACTGTTTGCTATTGTAATGGGCTTTTGTCGGAATGTGCAGGAGCAAGTCCAAATTCATGGATTCACGATTTATGGAGATGCTCGGAGAAGATCAACAGGAACGCATATTAGGAACGAGGCACTTCCGCCACGAAAATTACCGCTTTAGGTAAAACTTGACGGAATGATCCGGGTGACGGACTGGgtcatctcttctctctcttgttcgttgttgctgttgttcGTTTGACCACGCAGGTATACACAAATATCTGCTTCCTCCGATATGATTTTGAATCCTTATCTCGGAAAGTACAGGACAATTTCTTTCCCGGTTTATTATGGACCAAGTTACCCATCCGCTGATATCGGGTGATGTTCGATCGGCGACTTTTggaacgacgacgacgagacGTATACCACCGGCCCCGTTTCCGTCGTTCGTTCtaggtggtggtgggtaTATTTTCGCGCGCAAGCTGATATCGAGTTTTCGAGACGAGACAACGCACGATTGGCGCGGATGGATTATTATCTCTCAGCGTCTGTCCCCGAATGACATGGCCACGGACCTGCAGCGGCTTCCGATGTCCGAGGGCACGACGACGATGGATGTATAAAGACCTTTTCTTACTGAGGGAGTTGAGGCCTTGCGTGATCCACAACGACTACTAGCAACGTTTTATCAACTTGTTTGCCTCATAAGCAACCACAACTACTCAAGTCAAATCTACAGCCACCCCAACTCGGTAGCTGCCACAACCATAATAATGTTTACCAATGCTCGCCTTTTTTTGGATGGTTATTAGCACATTTTATTCAGTACATTTTTTCAAATTCAGACAGTTGTATGAAGTGGTATTATCTGGTATATTTGGCATAATTAAAAGATTTTGGCATGATGATTATCATTTCCATCCCCTTGCTAAGAAAACTAATAAACTCGGAAATCTGGCCAAGATAGTCCAGTCCGCCTGTTCTTGACTTTGTGCTCAGAGGATCTTGAGATAGATAGTTTGGCAGACGATGCTTAGTTGTTTGTCTGGccttttattattattattagGGCATCTTCTACAGTAATCCCCGTTTCTGTCAGAACACGGTAGACTCTCCTTTGTACATATACAATGAAAAGGGGGACCGCAGGAAGAGTGGGGTGTCCCAAAGGATGACGGCGGTGAAATGCGATGATAGGGATAATAAAGAATGGTATAAAATATAACAAGGAAACAATCTTCCCTTGAGATCTCATCTAATCACCCTTGTCGCCGTCTTAACTTTCGAGCCAAAATCCACCACAAACCTATGCACCCCCAACACAAGGCATCGAGATCTATTTTGAAATAGAAACAAATACAAGAACACTCTACATTGTTATGAACACAGGAATCCACCCTCTTGTCATTCCGACTTGCCACCACTGTTACTCCTAGACATTTTCCCCCCATCAAACATCACACCGGcccaccttttctttcaaagaggagatgaggattgAAATGAAGATTCACAACAACCGAGCCGAAACGCGTTCTACATCCAACGCAGACGTCTTTGTCACCAGTAAGCTTCCATCCCCTTTTCCCACGGTATCTAAAATAGCACTTTGGACTCACAAACAAACCAGAATGGTTTTACATTGGATTCGGCATCGTGTGCGGGTTGATCCTGATTTTCTGCATGTACACCCTCTGGAGGGGATTGCAAAGGTCGTTCTGGCCTGATAAATTGAGATATTGCTGCTGCTTGGGCGGTCGTGGTCGGCCGGCGAacggggagggggaggaggttgagaccaaagagagaggagggatggCGAGCCCAGAGCGAGGTGGGGAGGGGGCGGctgatgggaatgggaattGGAGAAAGACGGTTTACCTGACAGATTT
This Cryptococcus neoformans var. neoformans JEC21 chromosome 14 sequence DNA region includes the following protein-coding sequences:
- a CDS encoding expressed protein; amino-acid sequence: MFAQTLLRTTSSTMPMARTMMARKMTTAAPSQVGPIRAFFRDVPVPVDAYPLIGIVVVMCSGATYMLSKHIYEDRDHLRWAPQTGGVRFQLPN
- a CDS encoding ubiquitin-protein ligase, putative encodes the protein MSASASGSSWTEPTKAQAPPKDADLKQAWAFLSVGVDHIMTRLSFGMSYSYYILLYTAIYNYCTQPGKTGLPSFSPQRGGASLQGADLHRSLHNWLSAHCKSMREEAEKLPDQELLKYYARQWDRYTRGALYVNKLFNYLNKHWVKREKDEGRKDVYQVYTLALVSWKNNFFDHFTDNKGTSRLTQALLRQIQQQRNGEEVDSGLLKKVIDSYVSLGLDEADAQRQNLDTYRKHFQTQFLEATDTYYRAESSAFVGSNSVADYMKKAEARLQEEADRVNLYLHDNTRNDLKTRCEKVLIEEHQAIMWDEFQTLLDSDRVDDLARMYGLLSRVLNGLDPLREKFGQHVRRAGRAAVEKVLPAPGAVNEAGKAESLDPKAYVEALLEVHGKYTSMVEGPFRGEMGFNRALDQACGDFCNSNAACTVSTKSPELLASYCDLLLRKSNKDSDAESLEASLSKAMIIFNFIDDKDVFHKFYQKKLAQRLVGSLSASDDAESSMITKLKELSGFEYTNKLSKMFTDVNLSKDLMERFNEREREKGIASDIDFQPLVLGSNSWPLHPQQTDFAIPREIQALYDRFNAFHGEVHQGRTLNWLWHISKNELRTTYLNQKYILMTSAYQMAILTQFNVSDTLSYKDIEAGTKLSPTVLKPQLGLLVKLKILLNTNEEYSLNTGFKSKKIRVNLNQTIKSEARAEQKEVIAAVDEDRKFVYQATIVRLMKGRKTMQHQALIQEVTAQISSKFTPKIPEIKKAIEYLIDKEYLERAPDSNNTYNYLA